Below is a window of Plasmodium brasilianum strain Bolivian I chromosome 14, whole genome shotgun sequence DNA.
ttgtaCTTTGCGCATAGGATCTGACTTGAGAATAAATAgacaaattaataaaaaataaaatattacataactGCTCTCTAAATCCTCTGAAAcaatagtttttttttctttgttttagCCTTtcattaaacaaataaaatatattattaatatattgactttttataatatcataattataGCTATAtggataaatattatatgtaaaggACAATAcgttattaatatattcattgtACATACTCGAGTTTGCATTttcattacattttaaaagtaagaaatgtatatttttaataatttttctttgaaTTTTAGCATCTGCTTtgatatctttttctttgttatttataacattGGTGAAAAATtcatcttttaattttttcatttcctttttatcaACGACTTTTGTATTTAACCCGTTTACACTATTTTCACTATTCACTGAGCTGATGGATGACTTATGTTCAATTTTCTCGTCATTACTATTGTAATGTACAAGTGATGACATGTTTAATATCTCCTTTGGAATTCTTAATACATGTAATGATAATGTTATAACAATTTCTgatgcataaatataaaaataaaaagacaattttgtattaattaCATGACACTTAGTTAGTGAGTAACTGTAATTATATCTTTCGTCGGGATATAAGAAACTAAGTGGTTTTATAACAgattttattcctttatatattcttGATATTAcatttgaataatttaaagTGAATTTccaatttattttcttttcccttaattttcttatttctaTGTATTTTGCTAAGTTCGGAGTGAATATAGGTATGTCACATTGAATTAGTAggtttattaaataatccAAAATGAAATAGGTAAATTCCTTTCCtacttttacattttcttgGCTCGGAATTTTCCACTTTACAAGTTCTTCCGAGTCGTGTAGAGTCGGAATTGCAGCCGCAGCCGCACCCACACCCCCATCCGCAGCGCCAGTTCTAGAGCTGTCCTTCATCTCACCCTGTGAAGCACCTTCCAAGACACCCTCATCTGTTGATTTATTTCCATTACCATTTATTATTAGATGCCATGGAATACCCCAATGTGCAAGGGTTAGAATTTTATCCTTAGAACtcattttctcttttacttgaaaacatgaaaaatcTTTTATTGTAAGGCTAAAATTATTCTCTAAAAATCgatatataattttgcaTACATATTTGAATATGGTATTATTATCTTCAACTAGGTATATTTGaactaaattatatatatcctctacatttaaaaattcgtTTTTCGCTCTTCTAATTAAACTTGATAAAAACTGTAAGTAACATTTAATAGTATCATCATTTGCATACtcattttttgtatacaCAAAAAATTCCTCCTCATGTCCTTTTCCATTTGCATCTTCATCCATTTGTTTATCATTCAGTAAAACATTTTCaactgatttttttttttttttttgttatcaattttttataaaacgcATTAAAAAGAGTAtcgaaaatttttttactatttaccAAACCCATAGCATAAGGAATAATGGACAACGACTTTGCATTTTCCTgttctatattatttaaaaatttatgacaCAGTTCATACAGTATTGAATGATctaaatgaataaacaacGAAATAATAGTTGCCTTTAAtcctacatatatatcattcTCTATCTTGTTGTCTTTATTATctccattattttttttactatctTTGCACTTTTCATTCTTggtaaattttataaagtaCAAAATTTTGTCAAAAAAATCGTGTACCCAATAGCATAGGTAGTCAACTAATTCCTTTCTCTCTGTTATCAACCCTTTGATCTGTTCATCATTCATTTGAACTTCCTTTCTCTGATGTGATTTCCACTCGTATATGTCATTCTTTTCAGTGCTATCCGATGGACAATTTAcaaatttatcatatttattatactcCTTAACTATTAACAAATAGTCGCTACCGCTTATATCACTATCAAACTTTACAATAGGTAtatatgaaaacaaaatacttagaaaggaaaatatagtaaaacttttatatatatcacataTATCAATACCCATGTTCAtgacatataatatatcctTTAGATAGGTtgctttttgttttattaacaaAGGAAGTAATAAGCATAAGGATAATAAACAATTACAAATTTGTGTTGAAGTATTAACATTAAAGAGGCACtccattattttctttacaaAAATGTCTAAACAGTTTATAtcaataatacatatatgctttaatatattttcaaataaactAACTCCTTTATTACTTTTTGGAAACATACCTTGTACAGCTAGCATGATAAACTTTTCAacaacaaaatttttatcttcttcAGAGATAAAATAATTGGTTATATAAtcgttcatattattttcttgttCTTTTGCATTGCCATTTGGTATAGTCCCAACAGTCCTATTACCCTCTTCTTCGTTACACCTGgcttgtaatttttttaaataaatatcttctctcttcatttttctaataaaacaatataagaaggaatttataaataagttTATATTTCCTATATGTTTTCCCACATTAGACGGGTGTATATGAGGCATAAACAaagaagtaataatatttaagaaatCATGCGTatctatattttcaaatatggCAAATATATCCTCCcctttattttcatcaaagTCTGTTAAATTGAAATTTCTTTCATTTAGATTGGTAAGAAAAGTATTTAACAATTCCTTTTCCCTTTCTTTATTTCGTATTCTATCCTTTTCTCCTTTAGCCGTTTCcttcttatattttctattcaATAAGAAgacaaaaatttttgaaattacTTTTATAACACTGTCGTTATCATTAATAAGTATGGTATATTCATCAGGTATAAAATACTTGGATGAATTTAGCTGAACACTACTtggtaattttatataaaacagaaataaaaaaaaaaggatattcAGTATTTCtctcatttctttttctaaattcatattataaatatatgcatatcttaatcctttataaattatttttacaaatgcATAATTGATACTATGCCAATTGAatctttttatctttttataaaaatatagtatcttattatatttaattaatttaaaacataagTCGTCTGAACTTAACTGATTTAAcattacaaaatttaaaaatatagtattatatCGTATACATATTTCTAAATTACCAATGGAACATACAGATTTGtctatatttgaaaattcgTCATCCTCTTTTCCTATAACGTAATCATTCATATCTGTACAACAACTAGTTTCTTCATACGAGTTATTATGTTTCAATGGTACGCTGACCTTTtcattcaattttttatttattaagaatatCATTGAATCCCtttcaaaataatttgtatcTTCCCGAAAACACGTTTCTCTTTTATCAATATAATCTTCATACTTGATAGagtacatattatttaacgAAAAATCTACTAACAAATTATGCACATCAAtgttataataacaaaagaGTCTTAAATTTACCAACACATTTAACATAGAACcgatataatttttgtacgTATTATGACTATACTCATCATGctttgtaaaattattacttaaatagttgtataatacattaaataaatatttatagtcGATAATATCTAATAtgcatttttgtatatataaacgaaAACTTTCATTCTTtccatttattaatatatcctcattaaaaaaaggacCATAATTTTTAGTCTTCTCAAATATTCCgttaaatgatatataatagGCATCATTCACTAAAATATTCTGcactttattttcatttatattactaCTATCCATATCACTTACTtcatgcatatttttatattcatcatAGCAATGTTCACTCATATTTTCATAAGAATTATTAGTAATATCACTgtcatttcctttttctttcccTTTCCAATTAACTGCCTCTTCCTGCTCGTCTTTTAAAATCAACTCTTTATCATActcgaaaaaaaaatcatctaaaatatattttttgatattctTTAATATACTGGAAATGGTTTGACAAATGTACGATTTTAAGTTTGGActaatacttttattttgcaGTGAATgccataaatatttaatcatgaaaatataaaaatgaaacgaTCTGCACTTCGTCGTGTTAATAGTTTCAAAAGAATTAAACAACTTAATTACTGTTGTAACATtgtaagaattattttttttctgacaagctattttctttatttcacTTAATATGTCATATTTTTCCttgtttacattttcttttattttttttggcaAAAATTTACTATAATCGTTTAACTCCCTTAATATGTTCaacattttttaacaaatatatatatatatacacttatttATGCAACAAGAATAGGGATTTGATATAACGGAAATTTTCCCTCTGTACCTTATCACTTTTGTCCTCGGGCAGCGCACgacgcacatatatatatacgtgtatatatatctgtgTGTATACTTGTGTATgtatctgtatatatatttgaattcttcttttctacggtcttttacaaaaataataaattgaagacacatatatttctaaaaaactTAAGTACAAAAAAGTAGGTAAAGTCAAAACTATATAATCTAACTATCTATTTCAATGAAAAGGCTTTTTCACCCGTCTTGCTCCGCCTATAACTGAAGAAATAATGCTTCTTATCTGTTCCCTTAATGTGCAGCAGTGAgatattaaatgtaaaactTAAGCTTTttctgaatatatattttaaaatttatcttTCTTCTATTTCTTGAAATAATAGAATACTCCTCCTTAaaacatttcttttatttactCTAAGAATACTgcgtgtgtgtgtgtgtgtgtgtgtgtgtgtgttttCGTGGGtgtttgtttaatttttttttttataaacgcCTACCTACATAATTTTTCCTGTTCTTGCCTATTTGGTGTTACGAGATTTTAATATGTTCctactttattttatgccTTTATTTTTGCTGCTTGTAAGCAACTTTAAAAATTGCATACTTATAtctgtatatttgtatgtatatgtacacaaatTTGCGTATTTTTATCTATGTGCTGTTAATCTTTTAAACAActtttgcatatatttgtacgttTCATTGTTCTAATAATTCAGCTTCTTTTCTGtagtttttttaaagtaccttttttttaaaattaaaaaataatggctttttatttcttcattttaatttcattatctttttttattttttctccccCATTTCTTTTGTACAATATAATTCATCGGCTTGATTTCACGAAATGGTTaatttagaattttttttcgatttaattttatgttattatgttttatttatattatatatgttatttacaCTTATTTGTACTATTTGTGCTGTTTGtactatttttgttttgttttattttattttttattttatttccttttttcttacaTTCTCTGcaaattcaattttttattcgttACCGCTACTTGGTGCtcgtttattattttatgtgtaCCCCTTAAAAactttacataaaaaaaggaagctATTGTGGTAGGCCTAGTATATCAAATTATTCCTATatccaaaaaataatacttcaAATTAATAGTAAATCAAATTTACGCAAATAACTTTCTATgcataaaggaaaaaaaaaaaattcttttatgtATCACTTTTGTATTCCAATTCATTTTTCAGTGATCTGTGGTGTTCTTTCTATTACAAgagttaataataaaaaaaaatgaagtgaaacgaaataaaaaaaaataaaaaaagagatggaaaaagataagaaaaaagataaataaaagagaaacaaaagaaaaaggagaaaaaccgaaaaaaaattttaagtcaTAAAATGCTAAAGataaattttacttaatagtaatttatttttttgcgtAAAGGAAATAAAGAATACCACTCCTTTGACACCGCCTCCTTCTAATCCGacatgttatattattttaattttttacattagtataaataattaacgCAAACGAGTAAcgtttatttaaatttccacaaaaaaaaggcataTATCGAAGAGTAGAATAATTAGGATGTTTATCGAGCTCCATTTTAGaccaatttatttttaatgaaaaaataaaaaagaaattttattttatttttttttcttttttatcattgtGTATATCTGTAATATGTGGatccttaaaaaaaaaaaagtacaagaTAAATAGGTGTacctatatttattaatttttacgttcataatttttacatgtgttattttattatattttacgcaaatttgcatataaataatggaaaaatattaaaaataaagaataaaataaaaaaaagccaTTGTGGAAACATATACTTCTTATTACTTTCATCTATTGTAGTTACCTTATGGGTGTTACTCTTCCACGAACAACCTCGTTGCTACTTGTATTCACGAACTAAAATTTAAGCTTCctttaattgaaaaaaagaaatgagaCGAAATGGGAtgaaatgaaacaaaaaagaacaaaatagaaTGAAATATAACGATATGAAAACCACTGTTTTCAAGATGTGCATAAGTATACATctcatataaaattttatgtaataattctCTTTTCCTGCTCCATGTTCCTTTTAAATAGCTAAAGGAAAATTCTATAAGTGGAAAGCTTCCTCTATTCTACAATATggtaaatacatattttcaataaatattCTGATACGGGGATATGTATTTGttgcttttttaattaattcaaTCATTTAAAGTCACATGAATTACCTGAATggtcaaaattttttttttttttttttttcgtgtaCTGCTTGCTCATGAGgccttttatattattctccatttttatatatcttacTTTTTAAGATGAAATGGAGGaaacttctttattttttaattttcaattttactACTTGAAAAATTCGAGGAGAGCTACTTAAAAAAGAGGCAATCTTTT
It encodes the following:
- a CDS encoding proteasome activator complex subunit 4 — its product is MLNILRELNDYSKFLPKKIKENVNKEKYDILSEIKKIACQKKNNSYNVTTVIKLFNSFETINTTKCRSFHFYIFMIKYLWHSLQNKSISPNLKSYICQTISSILKNIKKYILDDFFFEYDKELILKDEQEEAVNWKGKEKGNDSDITNNSYENMSEHCYDEYKNMHEVSDMDSSNINENKVQNILVNDAYYISFNGIFEKTKNYGPFFNEDILINGKNESFRLYIQKCILDIIDYKYLFNVLYNYLSNNFTKHDEYSHNTYKNYIGSMLNVLVNLRLFCYYNIDVHNLLVDFSLNNMYSIKYEDYIDKRETCFREDTNYFERDSMIFLINKKLNEKVSVPLKHNNSYEETSCCTDMNDYVIGKEDDEFSNIDKSVCSIGNLEICIRYNTIFLNFVMLNQLSSDDLCFKLIKYNKILYFYKKIKRFNWHSINYAFVKIIYKGLRYAYIYNMNLEKEMREILNILFFLFLFYIKLPSSVQLNSSKYFIPDEYTILINDNDSVIKVISKIFVFLLNRKYKKETAKGEKDRIRNKEREKELLNTFLTNLNERNFNLTDFDENKGEDIFAIFENIDTHDFLNIITSLFMPHIHPSNVGKHIGNINLFINSFLYCFIRKMKREDIYLKKLQARCNEEEGNRTVGTIPNGNAKEQENNMNDYITNYFISEEDKNFVVEKFIMLAVQGMFPKSNKGVSLFENILKHICIIDINCLDIFVKKIMECLFNVNTSTQICNCLLSLCLLLPLLIKQKATYLKDILYVMNMGIDICDIYKSFTIFSFLSILFSYIPIVKFDSDISGSDYLLIVKEYNKYDKFVNCPSDSTEKNDIYEWKSHQRKEVQMNDEQIKGLITERKELVDYLCYWVHDFFDKILYFIKFTKNEKCKDSKKNNGDNKDNKIENDIYVGLKATIISLFIHLDHSILYELCHKFLNNIEQENAKSLSIIPYAMVENVLLNDKQMDEDANGKGHEEEFFVYTKNEYANDDTIKCYLQFLSSLIRRAKNEFLNVEDIYNLVQIYLVEDNNTIFKYVCKIIYRFLENNFSLTIKDFSCFQVKEKMSSKDKILTLAHWGIPWHLIINGNGNKSTDEGVLEGASQGEMKDSSRTGAADGGVGAAAAAIPTLHDSEELVKWKIPSQENVKVGKEFTYFILDYLINLLIQCDIPIFTPNLAKYIEIRKLREKKINWKFTLNYSNVISRIYKGIKSVIKPLSFLYPDERYNYSYSLTKCHVINTKLSFYFYIYASEIVITLSLHVLRIPKEILNMSSLVHYNSNDEKIEHKSSISSVNSENSVNGLNTKVVDKKEMKKLKDEFFTNVINNKEKDIKADAKIQRKIIKNIHFLLLKCNENANSSMYNEYINNVLSFTYNIYPYSYNYDIIKSQYINNIFYLFNERLKQRKKNYCFRGFREQLCNILFFINLSIYSQVRSYAQSTIKLILPSFKIVKVPFLKICAFYLKNYIKLYTLTKGAMEYKDRHTKNDVREENDINGDDDDYHHDNGNANSSVNNNVNNNGHNGAHIGQNQDDDRSSKTQNDRKIFKKKNDTESGSFSKLSSLRSLSDLNNNDYFENKCISCFNGIIINITNNSGLVKKISTDIYLLKKYIKIVIKILRLEIQKEDITFKCMKLVYALINGRFIKNNKEQKKKKKKMNELFLFLIEESEKKNNVYAQIVILSFFICFSNFVLQNYAEFYFNYLLENISIKKNVHVYNLAFCGFIKLLKYFNNNKDKGLIPAYITKVFKSEKTYKNFVDICIYKNLKSKKKSNSVNAIIINLSKIQKSFKGFVQISETHIRDFFYYYVFFKFLVNLQNACEQEGEVEAMEAGEKVGQHEILMEQYEKQTTSNLEKTKDRHCTNEEISRANNAGATHKVHKEDVNVNGYRVNKCSLKYIGIMIPILKELQMDVLADNEYKATFISLVCPLLLALRKLKKKEDAEEILVNIITLLEKEIALVNVEVFNIWIYYFHLLFINIKKKYIHIYDRLFKFCLCFHSQDISNLIFKKKIQLLNIMLIYSIHKNINLMDSSIMEFLKLIDNDNITVRQIVGDLLSYLLYILHDHKHYSHLKYMYYNILLYLYKVVTGIIEYLQSNEIISKQCTQIYALETLAYLTITMFTNRCMYVLNNLSILFLKMFILSVQLVDNFINGIVNKAINCFLCPSLYLFRFELINYQSIKDQINCQIFPSEQIELIDLFDSLLNQEIGVLIIQKLSDLLSKNNWKIRNSALQYCFYFHSYYCIFMYSKKENSFLLNVFLSFLVDNYIEIQNLSRDILSSVFCYYDSLTLQKISNYFLDIANQKVILDCSSHENNAKIVEKKKTVAIYTLISIVNSFPNYVPEWLPHILISVAKMSRTTLHIIKKEIEKCIQNFLRTHKDEWEYKYKLVFTEDQLNIMDMYKGGLNYFT